The window ATCGCTCGTGGTTCCTGAAGGTAGGAAAGATTCACTATGATTCCAGAGATCGGTCATTTTGCGTTGATTCTTGCACTGTGCGTTGCTGTGGTGCAGGGCATCCTCCCCATCTATGGTGCGGCAGTTGGAAATTCGGCATTGATGGCTGTGGCGAAGCCAGCCGCACGTGGGCAGTTTCTCTTGGTGCTCACCGCGTTCGGCTGTCTTGCGTATGCGTTTGCCGAGAAAGATTTCTCCGTCCTGTACGTCGCAGCCACAAGCAACTCTCAGCTCCCGCTCCATTATCGCTTGGCGGCGATCTGGGGTGCGCATGAGGGGTCGCTGCTTTTATGGACCTTCATCCTGACCATCTGGATGTTTGCGGTCACGTTGTTCTCCGCTCATCTTCCCGAGTCCACGCGATCTCGTATTCTCGGCGTGATGGGCCTCGTCAGCATCGGATTTCTTTTGTTCATGCTGACGGTCTCCAATCCGTTCGAGCGGCTGATTCCTGCCGCTGCTGAGGGGCGTGACCTTAATCCCCTCTTGCAGGATCCAGGCATGGTGATCCATCCGCCAATGCTGTACATGGGGTATGTCGGGTTCTCAGTGGCCTTTGCCTTTGCCATTGCTGCCCTACTAGGTGGAAATCTCGATGCGGCCTGGGCTCGCTGGTCTCGCCCATGGACGACTGTCGCGTGGTGCTTTCTGACGGTCGGCATCGCGATGGGGAGTGGCTGGGCCTATTACGAGTTAGGCTGGGGTGGCTGGTGGTTCTGGGATCCGGTTGAGAACGCCTCCTTCATGCCGTGGCTGGCAGGGACGGCTTTGGTTCATTCATTAGCTGTCACGGACAAACGGGGTGGATTCAAAGTCTGGACGGTTCTTCTTGCCATCATGGCATTTTCGCTCAGCTTACTTGGGACCTTTCTTGTCCGCTCCGGTGTGTTGACCTCCGTCCATGCTTTTGCGACCGATCCGAAGCGCGGCATGTTCATTTTGGCGTTTTTAGCGGTCGTCATCGGCGGGTCGCTTGCGCTCTATGCCTGGCGGGCCCCGCGTGTCGGATTGGGCGGCAGTTTTGCGTCGGTGTCGCGTGAAGGAATGCTGCTGGCGAACAATGTGCTGCTGGTTGCGGCGATGGGATCCGTGTTGTTGGGGACGCTGTACCCTTTGTTCTTGGACGCGCTGGATCTTGGGAAAATCTCCGTCGGGC is drawn from Nitrospira sp. and contains these coding sequences:
- a CDS encoding heme lyase CcmF/NrfE family subunit, producing MIPEIGHFALILALCVAVVQGILPIYGAAVGNSALMAVAKPAARGQFLLVLTAFGCLAYAFAEKDFSVLYVAATSNSQLPLHYRLAAIWGAHEGSLLLWTFILTIWMFAVTLFSAHLPESTRSRILGVMGLVSIGFLLFMLTVSNPFERLIPAAAEGRDLNPLLQDPGMVIHPPMLYMGYVGFSVAFAFAIAALLGGNLDAAWARWSRPWTTVAWCFLTVGIAMGSGWAYYELGWGGWWFWDPVENASFMPWLAGTALVHSLAVTDKRGGFKVWTVLLAIMAFSLSLLGTFLVRSGVLTSVHAFATDPKRGMFILAFLAVVIGGSLALYAWRAPRVGLGGSFASVSREGMLLANNVLLVAAMGSVLLGTLYPLFLDALDLGKISVGPPYFDSVFVPLMAPAIFLMGIGPLAQWKKASLPDLAKRLKWAFGVSVVTAIVLPMVMGNWTPLLSLGLLLAIWIVTTAVVTLRERLTHVTGNSLMERLAAVPRSYWGMLVAHCGIAVFIVGVTMVKGFETEKDVRMNVGETATIGDYTFRFDGAQDVVGPNYTAARGTFAVSRDGREATVLYPEKRRYTAQNQVMTEAAIDPGLLRDLYVSLGEPLDDGAWSVRLYHKPFVDWIWGGCFIMALGGVLAISDRRYRIAWRRQEPAVPASTRAARRKVA